One Brachyspira pilosicoli P43/6/78 genomic window carries:
- a CDS encoding AAA family ATPase: MKRYVTIKNFRNINPVIINEEASDKEKEDEVKYGRLYLNGDIGQGGLISIIGANGTGKSNILSAVEKAFKGGIDDKRDNPKIDDFLECKPELEIFIETDSGNIYIGKIENDKLVWKLEKINDLTNIIYNILIKNKELEKIYSEMLFDDEEINRYIINYLTKIYYQNEYTYIDKGKFLKCLLDSDYYNINNFYKKYEFNIQKAYRDIENNIIDPNDEFINNIMKYDCELEITSVYVHNKLNIKNEELTINKDNVKNSSFLYSLFKSTSNMETYKYLINNYDYIVSDVSFSKQKENEINRLFEDTISKRFNELYKSNNDYVFKIILETNYIRIYFETKNGLTNLDNESDGFNWFFSLFFNTINPNELKKGDIIIIDEPEQHLSVPLIKELRKFLKQFAKDNGITIITSIQIPYFADINYLDELKIVEVKQNGIGVKIENDFSATYGKVDSLEKIINAFGVKHIDITRDTRIIYVEGITDYNYLTAFKLLLEHIENKEINIAFMPINGVGRPNDERQKNDIIKSLSQLSKNPILLIDGDNSADQFTELAKNTNLRITQLKDINPNFITIEDLFDYKDKQTYKINKNNKDALASALFKNNIIDYYENKLISQTTINNFFGVINKYSHIGDNQ, translated from the coding sequence ATGAAAAGATACGTAACAATTAAAAATTTTAGAAATATTAACCCTGTAATAATAAATGAAGAAGCATCAGATAAAGAAAAAGAAGATGAAGTAAAGTATGGCAGATTATATCTTAATGGGGATATAGGTCAGGGTGGATTGATAAGCATTATAGGAGCAAATGGCACTGGTAAAAGCAACATACTCTCAGCGGTAGAAAAAGCATTTAAAGGCGGCATAGATGATAAAAGAGATAACCCTAAAATAGATGATTTTTTAGAATGCAAACCAGAGTTAGAAATATTTATTGAAACAGATAGCGGAAATATATATATAGGGAAAATTGAAAATGATAAACTTGTATGGAAATTAGAAAAAATAAATGATTTAACTAATATAATTTATAATATTTTAATTAAAAATAAAGAATTAGAAAAAATATATTCAGAAATGTTATTTGATGATGAAGAAATAAATAGATATATAATTAATTATTTAACAAAAATATATTATCAAAATGAATATACATATATTGATAAAGGTAAATTCTTAAAATGTTTGTTAGATAGTGACTACTATAATATAAATAATTTTTATAAAAAATACGAATTTAATATTCAAAAAGCTTATAGAGATATAGAAAACAATATTATTGATCCTAATGATGAGTTTATTAATAATATTATGAAATATGATTGTGAATTAGAGATAACATCGGTATATGTTCATAATAAACTAAATATAAAAAATGAAGAGTTAACTATAAATAAAGATAATGTAAAAAACTCTTCTTTTTTATACTCATTATTTAAATCTACTAGTAATATGGAAACATATAAATATTTAATAAATAATTATGATTATATAGTATCTGATGTATCTTTCTCAAAACAAAAAGAAAATGAAATAAATAGGCTCTTTGAAGATACTATATCCAAAAGATTCAATGAGCTTTATAAATCTAATAATGACTATGTTTTCAAAATAATTTTAGAAACTAACTATATAAGAATCTATTTTGAAACTAAAAATGGGCTTACAAATTTAGATAATGAATCTGATGGCTTTAATTGGTTTTTTAGCTTATTTTTCAATACAATAAATCCTAATGAATTAAAGAAAGGAGATATTATCATTATTGATGAGCCTGAACAACATTTGTCTGTACCTCTAATAAAAGAACTAAGAAAATTTTTAAAACAGTTTGCAAAAGATAATGGTATTACCATAATTACATCTATACAAATTCCTTATTTTGCTGACATTAATTATTTAGATGAATTAAAAATAGTAGAAGTAAAACAAAATGGAATAGGTGTAAAAATAGAAAATGATTTCTCTGCAACTTACGGCAAAGTAGATTCATTAGAAAAAATTATTAATGCATTCGGTGTTAAGCATATAGATATTACAAGAGACACAAGAATAATATATGTTGAAGGGATTACAGATTATAATTATCTTACAGCTTTCAAATTATTATTGGAGCATATAGAAAATAAAGAAATAAATATTGCTTTTATGCCTATTAATGGAGTTGGAAGACCTAATGATGAAAGACAGAAAAATGATATAATAAAATCTTTATCCCAATTATCAAAAAATCCAATTCTCTTAATTGACGGAGATAATTCTGCTGACCAATTTACTGAGTTAGCAAAAAATACAAATTTAAGAATAACTCAGCTTAAAGATATTAATCCTAATTTCATTACAATAGAAGATTTGTTTGATTATAAGGACAAACAAACTTACAAAATAAATAAAAATAATAAAGATGCACTCGCTTCTGCTTTATTTAAAAATAATATAATAGATTACTATGAGAACAAGCTTATATCTCAAACTACTATTAATAATTTCTTTGGAGTTATAAATAAATATTCTCATATAGGAGATAATCAATAA
- a CDS encoding pyridoxal phosphate-dependent aminotransferase — protein sequence MEISQRIQRLKTSPVRKLNPYAEEAVKKGIKIYHLNIGQPDIETPKVFLEAISKYNGKTLKYEHSRGMKPLINKIQEYYEKKIGVHYEEDEINITNGGSEGLLFTLLAIFDEGDEILVAEPYYANYNSFYDVLDIKRNAVRTYAEQGFHLPNRDEIEKHITPKTKAYMFSNPSNPTGVVSTKEELDDIAYLAKKHNMFIISDEVYREFVYGDRKAISFGTYKDLAENVVIVDSISKRFSACGARIGCVISKNKTFSTAVFRECQARLSAPTLEMVGAAALYDLPDNYFEDARKEYDNRRKIMFEELTKMDGVVMKEPEGAFYVLAKLPVKNAEDFAIWLLKDFNLDGETVMFAPGEGFYATAGLGKDEVRMCYALEARDIKRAMEILKQGLIKYKKEVEK from the coding sequence ATGGAAATATCGCAAAGAATTCAAAGGCTAAAAACTTCGCCTGTAAGAAAGTTAAACCCCTATGCCGAAGAAGCTGTAAAAAAAGGCATAAAAATCTATCATCTTAACATAGGTCAGCCTGATATTGAAACACCTAAAGTATTTTTGGAAGCTATCAGCAAATATAACGGTAAAACCCTCAAATATGAACATTCAAGAGGTATGAAACCGCTTATAAATAAAATACAAGAATACTATGAGAAAAAAATAGGCGTACATTATGAAGAAGATGAAATTAACATCACTAATGGCGGCAGTGAGGGATTATTATTTACTTTACTAGCTATTTTTGATGAAGGTGATGAAATATTAGTGGCAGAACCTTATTATGCTAATTACAATAGTTTTTATGATGTATTAGATATAAAAAGAAATGCCGTTCGTACTTATGCAGAACAAGGATTCCACCTTCCAAATCGTGATGAGATAGAAAAGCATATTACTCCAAAAACCAAAGCATATATGTTTTCAAATCCTTCTAACCCTACTGGGGTTGTATCTACAAAAGAAGAGCTTGATGATATTGCTTATCTTGCTAAAAAGCACAATATGTTTATTATAAGCGATGAAGTTTACAGAGAGTTTGTTTATGGCGACAGAAAGGCTATAAGTTTTGGTACTTACAAAGATTTAGCAGAAAATGTTGTTATAGTTGACTCTATATCAAAAAGATTCTCTGCTTGCGGTGCTAGAATTGGATGTGTAATAAGCAAAAATAAAACATTTAGCACTGCTGTATTTAGAGAATGTCAGGCTAGATTATCTGCTCCTACACTTGAGATGGTTGGCGCTGCTGCTTTGTATGACTTGCCTGATAACTATTTTGAAGATGCTAGAAAAGAATATGATAACAGAAGAAAAATCATGTTTGAAGAGCTTACAAAGATGGACGGCGTTGTAATGAAAGAGCCTGAGGGAGCTTTCTATGTACTTGCTAAACTTCCTGTAAAAAATGCTGAAGATTTTGCTATTTGGTTGCTTAAAGACTTTAATCTTGATGGGGAAACTGTTATGTTTGCTCCTGGTGAAGGTTTCTATGCAACTGCCGGCTTAGGTAAAGATGAAGTGAGAATGTGCTATGCATTAGAGGCAAGAGACATAAAAAGAGCTATGGAGATTTTGAAACAGGGCTTAATTAAATACAAAAAAGAAGTAGAAAAATAA
- a CDS encoding gamma-glutamyltransferase family protein codes for MKFNFYNNEYSSSRNVVFGSKGMVASSNVLATEAGIEILKKGGNAIDSAIATAAALTVVEPTSNGLGGDAFAIVYFDNKLHAINGSGFSPKNLDVDKILSLNLDSVPHYGLIPITVGGIPATWASLSKKFGKLKLLEVLEPAIRYAQDGYALQPQVAFDWNIAFNNYLKVSDNKEEFKYWFDTFSFKGKAPEVGSIVKLPHHAKTLFEIGNTYAESFYRGEIAEKIDRFMKKYGGYLSKDDLNDYYPTWVEPITTNYRGYDVYEIPPNGHGITVLMALNILSNFDELNTHYDIEALKLAFTDTKKYIADERHMKVKIEEMLSKEYAKERAKLITKNKALEPSNYIFNSGDTVYLAAADSYGNIVSFIESNYMGFGSGIVIPETGIALHNRGANFSLDKSSANFIAPRKKPYHTIIPGFLCKDNKPIGAFGVMGAFMQPQGHLQVLRNMIDDNLNPQSALDKPRWQWVGEKNIELEHNFDSNLASELQSKGHNIIKKDKLNGFGYFGRGQIVFRNENNVLYGGCDYRTDSAIIGY; via the coding sequence ATGAAGTTTAATTTTTATAATAATGAATATAGTTCTTCTAGAAATGTTGTATTTGGAAGTAAGGGAATGGTTGCAAGCAGTAATGTGTTAGCAACAGAGGCGGGTATTGAAATATTAAAAAAGGGCGGAAATGCAATAGACAGTGCCATTGCAACTGCTGCTGCTTTGACAGTTGTAGAGCCTACTTCTAATGGTCTTGGAGGAGATGCTTTTGCTATAGTTTATTTTGATAATAAATTGCATGCTATAAATGGAAGCGGCTTTTCACCAAAAAATTTAGATGTTGATAAAATATTGTCGCTTAATTTAGATAGCGTTCCTCATTATGGACTAATACCTATCACTGTTGGCGGCATTCCTGCAACTTGGGCTTCTTTAAGTAAAAAATTTGGTAAGTTAAAATTGTTGGAAGTTTTGGAGCCTGCTATTAGATATGCCCAAGATGGATATGCATTACAGCCGCAAGTAGCTTTCGATTGGAATATTGCTTTTAATAATTATTTGAAGGTTTCTGATAATAAAGAAGAGTTTAAATATTGGTTTGACACTTTTAGTTTTAAAGGCAAAGCTCCAGAAGTTGGAAGTATTGTAAAGCTTCCTCATCATGCGAAAACTTTATTTGAAATAGGAAATACTTATGCAGAGAGTTTTTATAGGGGAGAGATTGCTGAAAAGATAGATAGATTTATGAAAAAATATGGAGGCTATTTATCTAAAGATGATTTAAATGATTATTATCCGACTTGGGTAGAGCCTATAACTACAAACTATAGAGGATATGATGTTTATGAAATACCTCCAAATGGTCATGGCATAACAGTATTAATGGCATTAAATATACTTAGCAATTTTGATGAGTTAAATACGCATTATGATATAGAAGCATTAAAACTTGCATTCACAGACACAAAAAAATATATAGCTGATGAAAGGCATATGAAAGTAAAAATAGAGGAAATGCTTTCAAAAGAGTATGCCAAAGAAAGGGCAAAACTTATAACTAAAAATAAAGCATTAGAGCCTTCAAATTATATATTTAATAGCGGAGATACGGTTTATTTAGCAGCTGCTGATTCTTATGGAAATATAGTTTCTTTTATAGAGAGTAATTATATGGGCTTTGGTTCTGGAATAGTGATACCAGAGACAGGGATAGCACTACATAATAGGGGAGCTAATTTTTCATTAGATAAATCATCAGCAAATTTTATAGCACCAAGAAAAAAGCCTTATCACACTATAATACCTGGTTTTTTATGCAAAGATAATAAACCTATTGGGGCTTTTGGAGTAATGGGGGCTTTTATGCAGCCTCAGGGTCATTTGCAGGTTTTAAGAAATATGATAGATGATAATCTTAATCCTCAAAGTGCTTTAGATAAGCCAAGATGGCAATGGGTGGGTGAAAAAAATATAGAGTTAGAACATAATTTTGATAGTAATTTAGCATCAGAGCTTCAGAGTAAGGGGCATAATATAATAAAAAAAGACAAATTAAATGGTTTTGGATATTTTGGAAGAGGTCAGATAGTATTTAGAAATGAGAATAATGTATTATATGGCGGGTGCGACTATAGAACCGATTCTGCTATTATTGGATATTAG
- a CDS encoding carbamoyl phosphate synthase small subunit, which translates to MKRYLILEDGSHYEGIGFGADNFKIGELVFNTSMTGYQEVLSDLSYCGQITVMTYPLIGNYGINRDDFESLNPAIFGLIVKEACKSPNNFRNAESIDEFLKLKNIPAIENIDTRAITKKIREVGTLKAIMSDTIENKDDIVKMLKDTPYMNDHVKRVSTKNAFPIPNRGKKVVLMDFGAKLGIIRELSKRDCDLIVVPYDTDSKTIMSLNPDGVMLSNGPGDPKDVKESINTIKELIGKVPIFGICLGHQLISLACGANTIKLKFGHRGGNHPVKDLETNKVSITSQNHSYAVEKESLVNTDLILTHISLNDESCEGLKHKKFPVFSVQYHPESNPGPEDSKYLFDKFIDMMNNNYGEKNA; encoded by the coding sequence TTGAAACGTTATTTAATACTTGAAGACGGAAGTCATTATGAAGGCATTGGTTTTGGTGCTGATAATTTTAAAATAGGTGAATTAGTTTTTAATACATCTATGACTGGTTATCAGGAAGTGTTATCCGACTTATCATACTGCGGGCAAATAACTGTTATGACTTATCCTTTAATAGGAAATTATGGCATAAACAGAGATGATTTTGAAAGTCTTAATCCAGCAATATTTGGTCTTATAGTAAAAGAGGCTTGTAAAAGTCCTAATAATTTTAGGAATGCAGAAAGTATAGATGAGTTTTTGAAACTAAAAAATATTCCTGCTATAGAAAATATTGATACTAGAGCTATAACCAAAAAGATTAGAGAAGTAGGAACATTAAAAGCTATAATGAGTGACACTATAGAAAATAAAGATGATATAGTAAAAATGCTAAAAGATACACCATATATGAATGACCATGTTAAAAGAGTTTCTACAAAAAATGCATTCCCTATACCAAACAGAGGAAAAAAAGTTGTATTAATGGATTTTGGTGCAAAGCTTGGAATAATAAGAGAGTTAAGCAAAAGAGATTGCGATCTAATAGTAGTGCCTTATGATACAGATTCTAAAACAATAATGAGTTTAAATCCTGACGGAGTAATGCTTTCAAACGGACCAGGAGACCCAAAAGATGTAAAAGAATCAATAAATACAATAAAAGAGCTTATAGGAAAAGTGCCAATATTTGGAATATGTTTGGGGCATCAATTAATAAGTTTGGCATGCGGTGCTAATACAATTAAATTAAAGTTCGGACACAGAGGAGGGAATCACCCTGTTAAAGATTTGGAAACTAATAAAGTAAGCATCACAAGTCAAAATCATAGTTATGCTGTTGAAAAAGAGAGTTTAGTAAATACAGACTTAATTTTAACTCATATATCTCTAAATGATGAAAGCTGCGAAGGGTTAAAACATAAAAAATTCCCAGTATTCTCTGTTCAGTATCACCCAGAATCTAACCCCGGACCAGAGGATAGCAAGTATTTATTTGATAAGTTTATTGATATGATGAATAATAATTATGGAGAGAAAAATGCCTAA
- the thrC gene encoding threonine synthase, giving the protein MKAWNGLLREYREYLPITDKTPLITLHEGNTPLIKAEKIGKELGGIELYFKYDGLNPTGSFKDRGMVMAVAKALEEGSKAIMCASTGNTSASAAAYAARSGIQCIVVIPDGNIALGKLAQALMYGAKVIAIKGNFDEALKAVVDITNKYPITLVNSINPFRLQGQKTSAFEICDTLGKAPDYLAIPVGNAGNISAYWMGFKEYKENGKVSNLPKMIGFEAEGSAAIVQNRVIENPQTLATAIKIGNPASWKLAVNAANESNGFIDSVTDDEILEAYKMLTREEGIFAEPASAASLAGVIKTYKAGKLKKGDVVVSVLTGNGLKDPDNAIKICSAPIKVDNNIEEIRKAIGI; this is encoded by the coding sequence ATGAAAGCATGGAACGGACTTTTAAGAGAATATAGAGAATATTTACCAATTACAGATAAAACCCCATTAATAACATTGCATGAAGGAAATACTCCATTAATAAAAGCAGAAAAGATAGGAAAAGAACTTGGAGGCATAGAATTATATTTCAAATATGACGGACTTAACCCTACAGGTTCATTTAAAGACAGAGGAATGGTAATGGCAGTTGCTAAGGCACTTGAAGAAGGCTCAAAGGCTATAATGTGTGCTTCTACAGGAAACACTTCTGCATCTGCAGCAGCATATGCAGCAAGAAGCGGTATTCAATGTATAGTGGTTATTCCAGATGGAAATATTGCTTTAGGAAAATTAGCACAGGCTTTGATGTATGGTGCTAAGGTTATAGCTATTAAAGGTAATTTTGATGAAGCATTAAAGGCTGTTGTGGATATTACAAATAAATACCCAATTACATTGGTAAACTCTATTAACCCATTTAGGCTTCAAGGTCAAAAAACTTCTGCATTTGAGATTTGCGATACTTTAGGAAAAGCTCCTGATTATTTGGCTATACCTGTTGGAAATGCTGGAAATATATCTGCATATTGGATGGGTTTTAAAGAATATAAAGAAAACGGAAAGGTATCAAACTTACCAAAGATGATAGGTTTTGAGGCTGAAGGCTCTGCTGCTATAGTACAAAACAGAGTAATAGAAAATCCTCAAACTTTGGCTACTGCCATAAAGATAGGTAATCCTGCTAGTTGGAAGTTAGCTGTTAATGCTGCTAATGAATCTAATGGTTTTATAGACTCTGTTACTGATGATGAAATATTAGAGGCTTACAAAATGCTTACAAGAGAAGAGGGTATATTTGCTGAGCCTGCTTCTGCTGCTTCTTTGGCTGGAGTTATAAAAACTTACAAAGCGGGTAAACTTAAAAAAGGTGATGTTGTAGTTTCTGTACTTACAGGAAATGGACTTAAAGACCCTGATAATGCAATAAAGATTTGTTCTGCTCCTATAAAAGTTGATAACAATATAGAAGAGATAAGAAAAGCTATAGGAATATGA
- the thrB gene encoding homoserine kinase: protein MNNKKNNNKISKNKKLVTFKIPATSANIGSGFDSVGLALDLYNEIHIYENENSKKIEFEIIGEGENEISKDNNMILDAMKLVYKKLKAKPEKGYIIKCINRIPLSRGLGSSSAAIIGGLLSANYILGNKLSLENDILNMAVQLEGHPDNVSPAILGGIISGVVRKNEDFKYVKINTPKNLKAIVAIPNFHLSTEKARNALPKEISFKDAIFNISRAALLTSALSSNKLDLLEVATDDKLHQDYRAKFIPGLKELFKEAKKAGAYSVTISGAGSSILALVKNDENIIKKVSNAMKESFAKKKIESEIKVLNIPNKGIVVI, encoded by the coding sequence ATGAATAATAAAAAAAATAATAATAAAATATCAAAAAATAAAAAACTTGTAACTTTTAAAATTCCTGCTACATCTGCCAATATTGGTTCTGGATTTGATAGTGTAGGGCTTGCTTTAGATTTGTATAATGAAATACATATATACGAAAATGAAAACTCTAAAAAAATAGAATTTGAAATAATAGGCGAGGGCGAAAATGAGATATCAAAAGACAATAATATGATACTTGACGCCATGAAGCTTGTATACAAAAAACTAAAAGCAAAGCCAGAAAAAGGCTATATTATAAAATGTATAAACAGAATACCTTTATCAAGAGGGCTTGGAAGCAGTTCTGCAGCAATTATTGGAGGGCTTCTTTCTGCAAATTATATATTAGGAAATAAACTCTCTCTTGAAAATGATATATTGAATATGGCTGTTCAGCTTGAAGGACACCCCGATAATGTTTCCCCTGCCATACTTGGAGGAATTATATCTGGTGTTGTACGCAAAAATGAAGATTTTAAATATGTTAAAATTAATACTCCAAAAAATTTAAAAGCAATAGTTGCAATTCCAAACTTTCATTTAAGTACAGAAAAAGCAAGAAATGCTCTGCCAAAAGAAATAAGTTTTAAAGATGCTATATTTAATATTTCAAGAGCAGCACTTCTTACTTCTGCATTGTCTTCAAATAAACTTGATTTACTTGAAGTGGCAACAGATGATAAACTACATCAAGATTATAGAGCTAAGTTTATACCAGGGCTTAAAGAATTATTTAAAGAAGCAAAAAAAGCAGGAGCTTATTCTGTTACTATTAGCGGTGCAGGTTCATCAATATTAGCATTAGTTAAAAACGATGAAAATATTATTAAAAAAGTTTCTAATGCTATGAAAGAAAGTTTTGCTAAAAAGAAAATAGAATCAGAAATAAAAGTTTTGAATATACCAAACAAAGGGATAGTAGTTATTTAA
- a CDS encoding 6-phospho-alpha-glucosidase gives MKKHSVVIAGGGSTFTPEIILMLLSEEGRFPLSELKLYDNDAERQAIVGNACAIIMKERAPHVKFSFTTDPKEAFTGVDFVMAHIRVGKYEMRSLDEKIPLKYGCVGQETCGAGGMAYGMRSIGGVLELIDYMEKYSPNAWMLNYSNPAAIVAEACRRLKPNSKVLNICDMPVGIEDFMATICGLKSRKEMQVRYFGLNHFGWWTSIIEKSTGRDLMPILKEHVSKHGYLHPSLEGHMDADWHSTYEKARDVFAVSPNFMPNTYFKYYLFPDYVVSHSDINYTRTDMVRDGREKRVFGECRRITEAGTAKDSTFEVGGHATYIVDLACAISNNTGERMLLIVPNNGSIINFDPTAMVEIPCIVGCNGPEPLVMGEIPRFNKGLMEQQVAVEKLVVDAWIEGSYLKMWQAISMSRTVPSVEVAKKILDELIEANKKYWPELK, from the coding sequence ATGAAAAAACATTCAGTTGTTATAGCAGGCGGCGGAAGTACTTTTACGCCAGAGATTATATTAATGCTTTTAAGTGAAGAAGGAAGATTTCCTTTATCAGAATTAAAATTATATGATAATGATGCAGAAAGGCAGGCTATAGTTGGAAATGCTTGTGCTATCATCATGAAAGAGAGAGCTCCTCATGTTAAGTTCTCTTTCACAACAGACCCTAAAGAGGCTTTCACTGGAGTAGATTTTGTTATGGCTCATATAAGAGTTGGTAAATATGAAATGCGTTCTTTAGATGAAAAAATACCTCTTAAATACGGCTGTGTAGGACAAGAAACTTGCGGAGCTGGCGGTATGGCTTATGGTATGCGTTCTATAGGAGGAGTTTTAGAGCTTATTGATTATATGGAAAAATATTCTCCTAATGCTTGGATGCTTAACTATTCTAACCCTGCTGCTATAGTTGCAGAAGCTTGCAGAAGATTAAAACCTAATTCTAAAGTTTTAAACATCTGCGATATGCCTGTTGGTATAGAAGATTTTATGGCTACAATATGCGGATTAAAATCTAGAAAAGAAATGCAAGTTAGATATTTTGGTTTGAACCACTTTGGCTGGTGGACTAGCATAATAGAAAAAAGCACAGGCAGAGATTTAATGCCTATATTAAAAGAACATGTTTCTAAACATGGATATTTACATCCTAGTTTGGAAGGACATATGGATGCTGATTGGCATTCTACTTATGAGAAAGCAAGAGATGTTTTTGCTGTTTCTCCAAACTTTATGCCTAATACTTATTTCAAATATTATTTATTCCCTGATTATGTTGTAAGCCATTCTGATATTAATTATACTAGAACAGATATGGTTAGAGACGGCAGAGAAAAAAGAGTATTTGGTGAATGCAGAAGGATAACAGAAGCAGGCACTGCTAAAGATTCTACATTTGAAGTAGGAGGACATGCTACTTATATAGTAGATTTAGCTTGTGCTATAAGCAATAATACAGGTGAAAGAATGTTATTAATAGTTCCTAACAATGGTTCTATAATAAACTTCGACCCTACTGCTATGGTTGAAATACCTTGTATAGTTGGCTGCAATGGACCTGAACCTTTAGTAATGGGAGAGATTCCTAGATTTAATAAAGGTTTAATGGAACAACAGGTAGCAGTAGAGAAATTAGTTGTTGATGCTTGGATAGAAGGTTCTTACTTGAAAATGTGGCAAGCTATTAGTATGTCTAGAACTGTTCCTAGTGTTGAAGTTGCTAAGAAAATATTAGATGAACTTATCGAAGCTAATAAAAAATATTGGCCAGAATTAAAATAA